Genomic DNA from Mycobacterium stomatepiae:
CGCCCGCCGCAGGACGTCATCGATGATCCCCGGCACCCCGACCGCCTCGAACACCACCCTGGCCCTGACGGAGTCGAACGGTGATCCCTGCGCGGGGTCGAGCACCTGATGCGCGCCCATCGCGGTGGCCAGCTCCCGCCGCGCCGGCGAAAAGTCGGATGCCACAATACTTTCCACTCCGCGAAGGCGGAGGGCGGCGATGATCGCGATGCCGATCGGGCCGCAGCCGATCACCAGTGCGGTTTCGCCGCGTTCGATGTTGGATTTGTTGACGGCATGCAGCCCCACCGACATGGGTTCGGTCAGGGCGGCATGCCTGGGGTCGAGCCCGTTGGGAATCGGCAGCAGCATCGGAGCGGACAGTAGCATCCGCTCCCCGTAGCCGCCGAGCGTGTTGTTGCTGTAGACAATCGGATCGAACCCTTTGGCAGACAGCAGGATCGGGAGCGACGTGACCATCGTTCCGGCCGGGTGGGTGTCGGTGTCGGGCCCGGCTTCGAGGATCTCGGCGCTGAATTCGTGACCCATGAAGATGTCGCGATTCAGGTCGACGTCCATGGCGCCGGCAGCGCCGGCCGCGTCCGATGTCATCTCCAGCACGCGGTCGCCGTGGGCCGCGAAATGCAAATCGGAGCCGCAGATTCCGCAGGCGCGGATGCCGACCAGCACCTGACCGGGTCCCGGCACCGGTTCGGGTACGTCGTCCCGATACACCATCCGGCCGTCGCGCAGCACCGAGGCACGCATCAGTTCGTCGCCCCTTCGTGCTCGCCGACATGCTCGGTGATGGCTTTCACGACGGCCTCACCGGCGCGGCCGATCAATTGGTCGCGATGCACTTTGGCCCACTCGTGCGACGCCCGGGATGCCGCGAGCTGTCCCTTGAAATGCGGAATCACCTTGCGCGCCGTCAGGTCATATGAGTGGTAAGTCGCCTCAGGCGAGGCCCAGTCGTGACCGAGCATCAGCAGCGTCCCGAAGCCGCCCGATCGTTCCAGCAGATCCTCGATGTGTGCGATCGCGTCGTCGGGCGTGCCGATGCAGCAGTTTCCTTTGGCCGCGTAGTCTTCGACGAATTCGTAGGGTGTCTGCGTGCCATCGAAGGTGTTGGCCAGCGGCACGAATCCCGCCGCGCCGAAGTAGTTGGCGAAATCCTGCAGGCCGTAAGTACAGTCGTTGATCGCCTGCTCGCGGGTGTCGGCTACGTGCATGATCGACAGCACCCGCCAGTCGGCCCGATTCGGTTCGTCGCGTCCGACTTTGGCGGCCTGCTCGCGCACCACGTCCCACGTCGTCTCCAGTGCGGCAAACCCGCCGGGCACCGACATCGACAACGACAGCAACGACGTACCCAGCGCGCCCGCCAGCCGCGGCCCGGACGGCGAAATCATTGCCGCCGTGGAGATTTCCGGGTAGGGCCAAGTGTACGGGCGGATGTGCAACTGCGCGTCGCGCAGCGTGAACCAGTCTGTGTGACGGTCGATGCGCTCGGTGGGCCCGGCGCGGAACAGCGCCAGGATCGCTTCGAGCGACTCCTGCATCATGTGCCGCTGATCGACCGGATCGATGCCCATCATGTAGGCGTCCGATGGCAGCGCGCCGGGGCCGGTGCCGAACATCACCCGGCCGCGGGTCAAGTGATCCAGCAGCACCCAGCGGTCCGCGACCATCAGTGGGTGGTGGTAGGGCAGCGAGACGACGCCGGTGCCCAGCCGGATGTGCTTGGTCCGTTCCGCGGCGGCAGCGATAAAGACTTCCGGGCAGGCGATCAACTCGTAGCCACCGGAGTGGTGTTCGCCGAACCAGGCTTCGTCGAACCCCAGCCGATCCAGCGCAACGACGCGCTCCGTGTCGTATTCCAATGCGACCGTTGGTGATTGGCCGATCGGATGAATGGCGTGATGAAGACGCCGAAACGAAGCGGTGCGTTCACCACAGCTCCAATCCGTTGAGAAATTCCAGCAATACGGTATTGACCTCGTCGGGCCGTTCCTGTTGTAGCCAGTGTCCGGCGCCCTCGAGCATCACCTGCCGGTACGGCCCGGAGACGATCTCGTCGGCGCGGTCGGCGCGGGTGAAGGCGAGTACGGGATCGGCTGTGCCACCGATGAATAGGCACGGCACCGTGATCTTCACATCGGCCACGTCGGCGGTCATCTCCCAGTTGCGATCGAAATTCCGATACCAGTTCAGGCCGCCGGTGAATCCGGTGCGGGAAAACTCCGCGATGTAGTGGTCGAGCTCGTCCTGGCTTAGCCAGTCCGGCAGCGCATCCGGTTCGGGGAGACGATCGATGAAGCCTTCCGGGCCGGGTGCGACCATCCGCACCCCCGCGGCCTGGTCGCCGTCGGTGCGCAGGCCGCCCAACAAGCGGCGCATCGCGCGGGCGGGATCGGCGTTGAGTTCGGCGTCGGCGACGCCCGGCTCCTGGAAGTACAGGATGTAGAAGAAGTTCTCGCCGAACATGTTGCGCCAGGCCTGCGTCGGCGCCGTGTGCGATCGGGGTATCGCCGGCACGCTGAGGGCGGCGACGGCCGCGACCCGGTCCGGATGCAATAGCGGCGCATGCCACACCACCGGGGCGCCCCAGTCGTGGCCGATCCATACGGCTTGCTGGGCGCCGACGTCGTCGAGCAGGCCGACGATGTCGGTCGTCAGCTCGTGGATGTTGTAGGCCTCGATCGCGTCCGGGCGAGAAGACCCGCCGTAGCCACGCTGGTCGGGAGCCAGCACGTGATAGCCAGCCTCGGCGAGCGCCGGAATCTGGTGTCGCCAGGAATAGGCCAATTCGGGAAAGCCGTGAGCCAAGACCACCACCGGAGCCCCGCGATCGCCGGCCTCGACGATTCGCAGCCGTACACCGTTCGTCTCTACTAACCGTTCGGTTGATGTGAGCACCAACACACCAAATCACAACGCCTCTTGCTTGAGAAGTATTCGGCGTGGTCGAAAATGGCCGTCCATTTTGCGGCGGGGTCTGGTTGCCTTGTAAGCGTGACACGGCTGGACCACATTGTGTTGTGGACGAAGGACATTGCGGCATCGATGGATTTCTATACGAAGGTGATCGGGCTGACCCCGGTGCGATTTGAGGAGTTCGCGGCCGGGCAGGCGCCGTTCCCGAGTGTGCGGGTGTGCGAAGACTCGATCATCGACCTGATGCCGGTAGCCGGTATCGAAAGCACCGACGTGCTGACCAAGGTCGTCGGCAGTGCCGGACACCCGGTTAACCACGTCTGCCTGGCGTTCTCGAAGCCGGAGTACGAGGCCCTCGATCGTCGTCTGCGGGCCGCGGGAGTCGACACCAGCGCCCGCCTCGAGCGCAGCTACGGCGCCCGGGGATGGGCACCGCACATCTACTACTTCTCCGATCCCGACGGCAACGTGATCGAAGCCCGCTACTACGACTAACCGCCCAACGGTCCGCGTGATCATGGCTTTGCGGTGTCACGCCAGGGTGGCTTCTCCCGACCCGAGGCGTCCCCGAACTCAATTTGCGGTGCCCCAGGTCGTATCGGGAACCGCCACTCGTTGAATGCACTGGATGGTGCCGACCCGCTGCGCTCCGGCATTGCCGAAACTAGCGATCGTCACTAGCGGTAGCCTGAACTTTTCCAGCTGCGTGTATCGGGGAAGGACCTGGCCGAAACGGCCGATGATTGATGAACCGGAAAAACGTGATTCGCATAGTCACGGCGATCGCTGTCGTAGTACTGCTCGGCTGGTCGTTCTTCTATTTCAGCGATGACACCCGCGGCTACAAACCCGTCGACACCTCGGTGGCGTTGTCCCAGATCAGCGGCGACAACGTCAAGAGCGCGCAGATCGATGACCGTGAGCAGCAACTGCGGTTGACCCTGAAGAAGGGCAACAACGACACCGACAACTCCGACAAGGTCATCACCAAATACCCCAACGGCTATGCCATCGACCTGTTCAACGCCCTGAATGCGAAGAACGCCAAGGTCGCGACCGTCGTCAACGAAGGCAGCATCCTGGGCGAGCTGCTGGTTTACGTGCTGCCGCTGCTGCTGCTGGTCGGGCTGTTCGTAATGTTCTCGCGCATGCAGGGCGGCGCCCGGATGGGCTTCGGCTTCGGCAAATCGCGCGCCAAGCAGCTGTCCAAGGACATGCCGAAGACCACGTTCGCCGACGTTGCCGGCGTCGACGAGGCGGTCGAGGAGCTCTACGAGATCAAGGACTTCCTGCAGAACCCCAGCCGGTATCAGGCCCTGGGCGCCAAGATCCCCAAGGGTGTGCTGCTCTACGGGCCCCCGGGAACCGGCAAGACGTTGCTGGCCCGTGCGGTGGCCGGTGAGGCCGGGGTGCCGTTCTTCACCATCTCGGGTTCGGATTTCGTCGAAATGTTCGTCGGTGTCGGCGCCTCCCGGGTGCGCGACCTGTTCGAACAGGCCAAGCAGAACAGCCCGTGCATCATCTTCGTCGACGAGATCGACGCGGTGGGCCGCCAGCGCGGCGCCGGCCTGGGCGGTGGCCACGACGAGCGCGAGCAGACGCTGAACCAACTGCTGGTCGAGATGGACGGCTTCGGCGACCGTGCCGGCGTCATCCTGATCGCCGCGACGAACCGGCCCGACATCCTGGACCCGGCGCTGTTGCGCCCGGGACGCTTCGACCGCCAGATCCCGGTGTCCAACCCCGACCTGGCGGGCCGGCGTGCGGTGCTGGCCGTGCACTCCAAGGGCAAGCCGATTGCCTCCGACGCCGACCTGGACGGGCTGGCCAAGCGAACCGTCGGTATGACCGGTGCCGACCTGGCCAACGTCATCAACGAGGCCGCGCTGCTGACCGCGCGGGAAAACGGCACCGTGATCACCGGGCCCGCTCTCGAGGAGGCGGTGGACAGGGTGATCGGCGGACCGCGCCGCAAGGGCCGGATCATCAGCGAGCACGAGAAGAAGATCACCGCCTATCACGAAGGCGGGCACACCCTGGCCGCCTGGGCGATGCCCGACATCGACCCCGTGTACAAGGTGACGATCCTGGCCCGCGGTCGCACCGGCGGGCACGCCGTCGCGGTGCCCGAAGAGGACAAGGGCCTGCGCACCCGCTCGGAGATGGTCGCGCAGCTGGTGTTCGCGATGGGTGGGCGCGCCGCCGAGGAGCTGGTCTTCCGCGAGCCGACGACCGGCGCGGTGTCCGACATCGAGCAGGCCACCAAAACCGCGCGCGCGATGGTCACCGAATTCGGCATGAGCGCCAAACTCGGTGCCGTCAAATATGGTTCCGAGCACGGCGACCCGTTCCTGGGCCGCACGATGGGCAATCAGGCGGATTACTCTCACGAGGTCGCCCGCGACATCGACGACGAAATCCGTAAGCTCATCGAGGCCGCACACACCGAGGCCTGGGAAATCCTTACCGAGTACCGCGATGTGCTCGACACGTTGGCCGGCGAGCTGTTGGAGAAAGAGACCCTGCACCGCCCCGAGCTGGAGCAGATCTTCTCCGGCGTCGAAAAGCGGCCCCGGCTCACGGTGTTCGACGATTTCGGCGGCCGCATCCCGTCGGACAAGCCGCCGATCAAGACGCCCGGCGAGCTGGCGATCGAGCGCGGCGAGCCCTGGCCCCAGCCGGTTCCCGAGCCGGCATTCAAAGCCGCGATCGCGGCGGCCAGTCAGGCCGCCGAGGCCGCGCGCGTGGAGGCCGACAGAAAAGCCCACGGCCCCAACGGTTCTCACGGAGGACAGGGCACCGGCGATCACGAGCGTCATCCCACCCAGCCGGACTACGGTGCTCCGGCCGGCTGGTATGCGCCGGGCTGGCCGCCGCCCCCGCAGCAACAACCGCAGGGTCACTGGTATCCGCCTCCGGCGCAGCCGTATTGGCCGCAGCCGGCGCCGAGTTATCCGGGCCAGCCCGGGCGTGGCCCGGGCCAGGACCAGGCTCAGCCGTCGTACCCGCCCTACCCGCCGTACCCCCCGCCTGCTCAGCCCAGTCCGGATCCGGGAAAATCGCCTGACCAACGGGATGAGGATGTGAGCCGGCCCAATCCGCCGGCCCGAGGCTGACGAACGGAGAATTCGATGGTGCTGCCGGATACCCGGGCCGCGCTGGATCGCGTACGGGCGTTCGATCAGGCACGTGCGGAGGCGGCCGTCCGCGAGCTGTTGTATGCGATCGGCGAAGACCCGGAGCGAGCGGGGTTGCGGGACACTCCCGCCCGTGTCGCTCGCGCATATCGGGAAATGTTCTCCGGGCTCTACACCGACCCCTCCGACGTGCTCAACACGATGTTCGACGAAGACCACGATGAATTGGTGATCGTCAAGGAAATACCGCTGTACTCCACATGTGAGCATCACCTGGTGTCGTTCCACGGCGTTGCGCACGTCGGCTACATCCCCGGGACGGACGGCCGGGTCACGGGGTTGTCGAAAATCGCGCGGCTGGTCGACCTCTACGCCAAGCGGCCGCAGGTTCAGGAGCGGCTCACCAGCCAGATCGCCGATGCGCTGGTGAAGCGGCTCGGCCCCCGTGGGGTGATCGTCGTGGTCGAGGCCGAGCATCTGTGCATGGCGATGCGCGGTGTGCGCAAGCCCGGCGCGATCACTACGACCTCCGCGGTACGCGGGCAATTCAAAACCGACGCTGCGTCCCGAGCCGAAGCGCTCGACCTGATCCTGCGTAAGTGAGTTCGCCGCCTGTGCAGGTCGTCGGGGTTGTCAACGTCACTGATGACTCATTCTCGGACGGCGGGCGTTACCTCAACGTCGACAACGCCGTCGCGCACGGCCTGGCGTTGGCGGCCGAGGGCGCGGGCATCGTCGACGTCGGCGGGGAGTCGACCCGGCCCGGTGCCACCCGGATCGACCCCGGAATAGAGAGCGCCCGCGTCGTTCCTGTGGTCAAAGGACTTGCAGCGCGGGGTATTACCGTCAGCATTGACACCATGCACGCTGACGTCGCGCGCACGGCGCTGGAGAATGGCGCGCAGATCGTCAACGACGTGTCCGGCGGACGGGCGGATCCCGCGATGGCGCCGCTGGTGGCCGAAGCCGGGGTGCGGTGGGTGTTGATGCATTGGCGATCGGTGTCGGCCGAGCATCCGCACCAGGCCCCGCACTACCGCGATGTGGTGGCGGAGGTGCGCTCGGAATTGCTGGCCAGCGTTGACGACGCGGTGCGCGCCGGCGTCGACCCGGCGAAGCTGATCATCGACCCCGGGCTGGGATTCGCCAAGACGGGACAACATAATTGGGCGTTGCTACACGCGTTGCCAGAGTTGGTGACCACGGGGGTGCCGGTACTCCTGGGTGCCTCGCGTAAACGGTTCCTCGGTACGCTGTTGGCCGGATCGGATGGGTCGCCGCGACCGCCCGACGGGCGCGAGACGGCGACCGCGGTGATTTCCGCGCTGGCCGCCCTCGACGGGGCCTGGGGTGTGCGAGTGCACGATGTGCGGGCCTCGGTCGACGCCCTCAAGGTCGTGGGCGCGTGGACCCAGACAGAGCGGACTCAAAGCGATGGCTGACCGAATCGAGTTGCGCGGCTTGACAGTTCAAGGCCGGCACGGAGTGCACGAATTCGAGCGGATCAACGGGCAGGAGTTCGTCGTCGACATTGTGGCGTGGATCGACCTGGTCGATGCCGCCGCCAGCGACGACCTGGCCGACACCCACGACTACGCTGCCCTGGCCGAGCGGGCCGCCGCCATCGTCGCGGGCCCCGCACGGAACCTGATCGAAACGGTGGGCGCGGAGATCGCAGATTTCGTGATGGACGACGAACGCGTGCATGCCGTCGAGGTCACGGTGCACAAGCCGCATGCCCCGATCGAGCAGCAGTTCGCCGACGTGGCAGTGGTGATCCGACGGTCGCGGCGGGGCGGTCGCGGTTCGGTGATTCCCGCGGGCGGGGTGTGATGACGCGCGTCGGCGACGATGCAGAGCGCAGCGATGAGGAGGAGCGGCGCTCATGACCTCCGTCGTACTGTCCATCGGTTCCAACCTCGGGGACCGGCTGGCGCGGTTGCAGTCGGTCGTCGACGGGCTCGGCGATGCGGTGATCGCCATCTCGCCCGCGTACGAGACGGCTCCGTGGGGCGGTCTAGAGCAGGGGCCGTTCCTCAACGCGGTGCTGATCGCCGACGACCCGGCCCTCGACGGGCAGGGCTGGCTGCGCCGGGCGCAGGAGTTCGAGCAGGCCGCGGGCCGGATTCGCGGCGAACGCTGGGGCCCGCGCAGCCTGGACGTGGACCTGATCGCCTGCCACTCGGCCGACGGCGAGGTGTTCAGCCTGGAAAACAACCTGACGCTGCCGCATCCGCTGGCCCATCTGCGGGCGTTCGTCATGATCCCGTGGCTGGACATCGACCCGGACGCTCAGCTGACGGTGGCCGGCGGACCGCAGCCCGTCGCCCGACTGGTGACCGAGCTGGAGCCGGCCGACCGAGACGGTGTGCGGCCGTCCGGCCTGGTGCTCGAGCGGGGATCGACGAGCTGATGGGGCCGACCCGGAAACGTGACCTAACGGCCGCGGTGGTCGGTGCCGCATTTCTGGGATATCTGCTGATCAAGGTGCTATTCCGGTGGTTTCCACCGATCACGGTGTGGACCGGTCTGTCGCTGCTCGCGGTCGCCGTCGCCGAGGCGCTGTGGGCGCGCTACGTGCGAGCCAAGATCAACGACGGGGAGATCGGGGACGGACCCGGTTGGCTGCATCCGCTTTCGGTGGCCCGCAGCGTGATGGTCGCCAAGGCGTCGGCCTGGGTGGGCGCCCTGGTCCTGGGTTGGTGGATCGGGATCCTGGTGTACTTCCTGCCGCGCCGATCGTGGTTGCGGGTAGCCGCGGAGGACACCACCGGAACTGTGGTGGCGGCCGTCAGCGCGCTGGCGCTGTTGGGTGCCGCGCTGTGGTTGCAGGCTTGCTGCAAGTCCCCACCGGATCCCACCGATCACGTCGAGGGGGCGGAGAGCTAGCGGACCCGGCGAGGTTGCGGGCCACAACCCGGGCCGGCCGGAACCACGGGCTGATCAACAGCGATCAATCGACGGATTAACCCAGGTGAGAATCGCCGGAGTCGCGCGACACGCGGAGTGACGTCGCGCAGGTACAGTCAGGCCATGACCGTTCTGTCCCGCGGCGCCCGGGTTCGGCGCGGCGGCCGCAGGCCGGGGTGGGTGCTCTTGACGACGTTGCTGGTCCTCGCAATCGGGGCGAGTTCCGCACTGGTTTTCACGAATCGCGTGGAACTTCTCAAGCTCGCTGTGATCCTGGCGCTGTGGGCCGCAGTCGCCGGTGCCTTCGTGTCGGTGCTGTATCGCCGGCAAAGCGACGCCGACCAGTCGCGGGTGCGCGACCTGAAACTGGTCTACGATTTGCAGCTTGATCGCGAGATCTCAGCGCGTCGCGAGTACGAGCTGACCGTCGAGTCCCAGTTACGCCGCGAGCTGGCTTCAGAGATCCGCGCCCAAGCCGCCGACGATCTGGCCGCGCTGCGTGCCGAGGTGGCTGCGCTGCGGAACAGCCTGGAAATCCTGTTCGACACCGATCTCGAGCAGCGGCCCGCCCTGGAGACCCTGGAGACCGATACGCCGCCCGCCCGCACCTACCGAGATTGGGACCGCAATAGCGAGGGCGCGGGCGTCGATTGGGTGACCAGCGACCGCGTCACCTCGGTCCGGGAGGGCGCATCGGTGAGCTCGGCCGAATCCCGCACCGACGAGTCCGCGATCATCGACGTGCCCGAAGAACCGCTGCTTCCGCCCCGCTCGCGACGGTCCCAGTACGAGGGTCAGCAAGAGGCTGCTTACCCGCAGCAGCAGGTCCACTACCCCGAGGCCCCGCCGTATGTGCCCCCGCCGATGCCGGCTCCGGCGGAGGCAGACCCGCGATTCGAGCCCCCACAGTGGCGGCCGGTACCGCCGCCGGAGCCGCCGCCGCCGCCGACTCGGCCGGATTGGCAGCCGGTCAACGCCGACGGGCTCTGGCTGCCCCCGGGCGCGCCGGGCAGCAATTGGGCGGGTGCCGACGCGCCCGAGGCACCCGTCGCCCCGCCGTCGGGCCGGCGCCGACGCCGGCATGCAGACGCCGAGGAGCAGTTCGATGGCCCGCCCGCGGGCAACGAACCGTCGCCGGCCGGCGAATCCGGCCGGCGGTCGCGGTCGCGGCACTCCGCGGAGTACCGCGACTACAGTGTCCGCAACTTCATCGCTCCGAACGAGCCCGGCTCGCCGCCTCCCGCCGCCGCGACCGCGCCACCCCCGCCGCCGCACCTCAGGCAGGCGCCGCCGGACGCGCCGCCGCCGCCGCCGCCTCGACTGGCCCCGGCACCACACCTGGAGCCGGCGCCCCGCCACCTCGGCGCCGATGAGGGGCTGGACGGCGGTGAAGCACCGCAAACGGGCGGTCAGTCGGTTGCCGACCTGCTGGCACGGCTGCAGGTGCAGCCATCCGACGGAGGCCGGCGCCGCCGCCGAGAGGGCTGAGCTGGGAGCTTCCTCACATTGGGACTGGGTCGACGATCGACTACAGTCGTAATGACCGTCCGGTACCTCCGAGTTGGGACTGGAACGAACGAATCAACGATGCGAGGTCGTCTGCGGTGGAGCAGTTCGACGGTTTGCGCCCGGCCAGGCTCAAGGTAGGGATCATTTCGGCTGGCCGGGTGGGTACCGCCCTGGGTGTCGCGCTGGAGCGCGCTGAGCACGTCGTGGTGGCGTGCAGCGCCATCTCCCATACGTCGCGCCAGCGGGCGGCCCATCGGTTGCCCGATACCACGGTGGCTTCGCCGCCCGACGTCGCCGCGGCCTCCGAGCTGCTGCTGTTGGCGGTTCCCGACAGCGAACTCGCCGGCCTGATCTCCGGGCTGGCCGCGACCTCGGCGGTCCGGCCCGGCACGATCGTCGTGCACACGTCGGGCGCGAACGGCGTCGGCATTCTGGAGCCGCTGGCCCAGCTCGGCTGCATCTCGCTGGCGATTCACCCGGCGATGACGTTCACCGGCTCCGACGAGGACATCAGCCGGCTGCCCGACACCTGCTTCGGCATCACCGCGGCCGACGACGTCGGCCACGCGATCGGGCAGTCACTGGTGCTGGAGATGGGTGGCGAGCCGTTTTGCGTGCGCGAGGACGACCGCGTGCTCTACCACGCCGCGCTGGCCCATGCGGGCAACCACATCGTGGCGGTGCTCGCCGACGCGCTCGACGCGTTGCGGGCCGCCCTGCGGGGCAGCGAACTGCTCGGGCAACAGACCGTCGACGAGCAGCCCGGTGGCCTTGCCGAACGCATCATCGGCCCGCTGGCCCGCGCGGCGCTGGAGAACACGCTGCAGCGCGGGCAGGCCGCGCTCACCGGTCCGGTGGCCCGCGGCGACGCCGCCGCGGTCGCCGACCACCTGCGCGCGCTGACGCACGTCGATCCCGAGCTGGCCCAGGCCTATCGGGTCAATGCCCTACGGACCGCGCAGCGTGCCCACGCCCCGCAGGCCGTCGTCGAGGTGCTGGCGCAATGAACGCGAAGACGGCCCGCAAGTTCAATCCGGGCGAGCTGAACGTCTACGCGGCGCCACGCGACGCGTCGGATGTCAGTCGCGCACTGCGCCACACCGGCCGCCGGGTAATGCTGGTGCCGACGATGGGCGCGCTGCATCAGGGGCACCTGTCCTTGGTGCGCGCGGCCAAGCGGGTACCCGGCTCGGTAGTCGCGGTTTCGATCTTTGTGAATCCATTGCAATTCGGCGCCGGCGAAGACCTCGACGCCTACCCGCGCACCCTCGACGACGACCTGGCGCTGCTGCGCGGCGAAGGCGTCGAGATCGTGTTCGCCCCGACTGCCGCGGCGATGTATCCCGACGGCATGCGCACCACAGTGCAGCCCGGTCCGCTGGCCGCTGAGCTCGAAGGAGCGGCGCGCCCAACGCATTTCGGCGGGATGTTGACCGTTGTGTGCAAGCTGTTGCAGATCGTGCGGCCCGACCGGGTCTTCTTCGGCGAAAAGGACTACCAGCAGTTGGTGCTGGTCCGTCAGATGGTCGCCGACTTGAATCTCGAGGTGCAGGTCGTCGGAGTGCCCACCGTGCGGGAAGGCGACGGGCTGGCGATGTCGTCGCGCAACCGCTACCTGGACCCGGTCCAGCGCGAATTGGCGGCCACGCTGTCGGCGGCGCTGCTGGCCGGCGCGCATGCGGCGGGCGCGGGCGAACGCGCCGCGCTGGATGCGGCCCGCGAGGTGCTCGCGGCGGCACCGGCCATCGACGTCGACTACCTGGAGCTGCGCGACGCGAACCTCGGCCCGGCGCAGGTCGGCCGGCCCGGCCGGCTACTGATCGCCGCCCGGCTGGGCAGCACCAGACTGTTGGACAACATCGCGATCGACGTCGAAGCCACGCCGGCACCCTTCGGGCCGGACAACCATGAATCACCTTGGAGGAACTGATGTTTCGGACGATGCTCAAATCAAAGATCCACCGCGCCACCGTCACGCAGGCTGATTTGCACTACGTCGGCTCGGTGACGATCGACGCCGATCTGATGGACGCGGCCGACCTGCTGGAGGGTGAGCAGGTGACCATCGTGGACATCGACAACGGCGCCCGCCTGGTCACCTACGCCATCACGGGCGAGCGTGGCACCGGCATCATCGGAATCAACGGTGCCGCGGCACATCTCGTGCACCCTGGCGACCTGGTGATCCTGATCGCGTACGGGACGATGGAGGACGCCGAGGCCCGTGCCTACCAGCCGCGCATCGTCTTCGTCGACGCCGACAACAAGCAGATCGACCTGGGCAACGACCCGGCATTCGTGCCCGACTTCGAAATAGTCGGAGCGGCTGAGTTGCTCAATCCCCGGATGGGTGCGCGATAGCCGTGCTGCTGGCGATTGACGTCCGCAACACGCACACCGTCGTCGGGCTGCTATCCGGCGCCAAAGATCAAGCAAAAGTGGTGCAGCAGTGGCGGATCCGCACCGAGTCCGAGGTCACCGCGGACGAGCTGGCGCTGACCATTGACGGCCTGATCGGTGACGACTCCGAGCAACTCACCGGAGCCGCGGCGCTGTCCACCGTCCCGTCGGTGCTGCACGAGGTGCGGGTCATGCTCGACCAGTACTGGCCGTCGGTACCGCACGTGCTGATCGAGCCCGGCGTGCGGACCGGAATCCCGCTGCTGGTCGACAATCCGAAGGAAGTCGGCGCCGACCGCATCGTCAACTGCCTGGCGGCTTTCAACAAATTCGGCAAGGCCTGCATCGTCGTCGACTTCGGATCGTCGATCTGCGTGGACGTGGTGTCGGCCAAGGGTGAGTTCCTCGGTGGCGCCATCGCACCCGGGGTTCAGGTCTCCTCGGATGCTGCCGCGGCCCGCTCGGCCGCGCTGCGCCGAGTCGAGCTGTCCCGGCCCCGGTCGGTGGTCGGCAAGAACACCGTCGAGTGCATGCAGGCCGGCGCGGTGTTCGGCTTCGCCGGATTGGTCGACGGCCTGGTGGGGCGCGTCCGCGAGGACGTGGACGGCTTCTCCGGCGACGAC
This window encodes:
- a CDS encoding zinc-binding dehydrogenase codes for the protein MRASVLRDGRMVYRDDVPEPVPGPGQVLVGIRACGICGSDLHFAAHGDRVLEMTSDAAGAAGAMDVDLNRDIFMGHEFSAEILEAGPDTDTHPAGTMVTSLPILLSAKGFDPIVYSNNTLGGYGERMLLSAPMLLPIPNGLDPRHAALTEPMSVGLHAVNKSNIERGETALVIGCGPIGIAIIAALRLRGVESIVASDFSPARRELATAMGAHQVLDPAQGSPFDSVRARVVFEAVGVPGIIDDVLRRARHGTRLVVAGVCMQPDEVHPFFAIAKEINVQFVLAQIPEEFAESLHALAEGEIDVAPMITGEVGLDAVGKAFDDLADPERHCKILVTP
- a CDS encoding alpha/beta fold hydrolase, coding for MLTSTERLVETNGVRLRIVEAGDRGAPVVVLAHGFPELAYSWRHQIPALAEAGYHVLAPDQRGYGGSSRPDAIEAYNIHELTTDIVGLLDDVGAQQAVWIGHDWGAPVVWHAPLLHPDRVAAVAALSVPAIPRSHTAPTQAWRNMFGENFFYILYFQEPGVADAELNADPARAMRRLLGGLRTDGDQAAGVRMVAPGPEGFIDRLPEPDALPDWLSQDELDHYIAEFSRTGFTGGLNWYRNFDRNWEMTADVADVKITVPCLFIGGTADPVLAFTRADRADEIVSGPYRQVMLEGAGHWLQQERPDEVNTVLLEFLNGLELW
- a CDS encoding VOC family protein, producing MAVHFAAGSGCLVSVTRLDHIVLWTKDIAASMDFYTKVIGLTPVRFEEFAAGQAPFPSVRVCEDSIIDLMPVAGIESTDVLTKVVGSAGHPVNHVCLAFSKPEYEALDRRLRAAGVDTSARLERSYGARGWAPHIYYFSDPDGNVIEARYYD
- the ftsH gene encoding ATP-dependent zinc metalloprotease FtsH, with amino-acid sequence MNRKNVIRIVTAIAVVVLLGWSFFYFSDDTRGYKPVDTSVALSQISGDNVKSAQIDDREQQLRLTLKKGNNDTDNSDKVITKYPNGYAIDLFNALNAKNAKVATVVNEGSILGELLVYVLPLLLLVGLFVMFSRMQGGARMGFGFGKSRAKQLSKDMPKTTFADVAGVDEAVEELYEIKDFLQNPSRYQALGAKIPKGVLLYGPPGTGKTLLARAVAGEAGVPFFTISGSDFVEMFVGVGASRVRDLFEQAKQNSPCIIFVDEIDAVGRQRGAGLGGGHDEREQTLNQLLVEMDGFGDRAGVILIAATNRPDILDPALLRPGRFDRQIPVSNPDLAGRRAVLAVHSKGKPIASDADLDGLAKRTVGMTGADLANVINEAALLTARENGTVITGPALEEAVDRVIGGPRRKGRIISEHEKKITAYHEGGHTLAAWAMPDIDPVYKVTILARGRTGGHAVAVPEEDKGLRTRSEMVAQLVFAMGGRAAEELVFREPTTGAVSDIEQATKTARAMVTEFGMSAKLGAVKYGSEHGDPFLGRTMGNQADYSHEVARDIDDEIRKLIEAAHTEAWEILTEYRDVLDTLAGELLEKETLHRPELEQIFSGVEKRPRLTVFDDFGGRIPSDKPPIKTPGELAIERGEPWPQPVPEPAFKAAIAAASQAAEAARVEADRKAHGPNGSHGGQGTGDHERHPTQPDYGAPAGWYAPGWPPPPQQQPQGHWYPPPAQPYWPQPAPSYPGQPGRGPGQDQAQPSYPPYPPYPPPAQPSPDPGKSPDQRDEDVSRPNPPARG
- the folE gene encoding GTP cyclohydrolase I FolE; the protein is MVLPDTRAALDRVRAFDQARAEAAVRELLYAIGEDPERAGLRDTPARVARAYREMFSGLYTDPSDVLNTMFDEDHDELVIVKEIPLYSTCEHHLVSFHGVAHVGYIPGTDGRVTGLSKIARLVDLYAKRPQVQERLTSQIADALVKRLGPRGVIVVVEAEHLCMAMRGVRKPGAITTTSAVRGQFKTDAASRAEALDLILRK
- the folP gene encoding dihydropteroate synthase, coding for MSSPPVQVVGVVNVTDDSFSDGGRYLNVDNAVAHGLALAAEGAGIVDVGGESTRPGATRIDPGIESARVVPVVKGLAARGITVSIDTMHADVARTALENGAQIVNDVSGGRADPAMAPLVAEAGVRWVLMHWRSVSAEHPHQAPHYRDVVAEVRSELLASVDDAVRAGVDPAKLIIDPGLGFAKTGQHNWALLHALPELVTTGVPVLLGASRKRFLGTLLAGSDGSPRPPDGRETATAVISALAALDGAWGVRVHDVRASVDALKVVGAWTQTERTQSDG
- the folB gene encoding dihydroneopterin aldolase, with the protein product MADRIELRGLTVQGRHGVHEFERINGQEFVVDIVAWIDLVDAAASDDLADTHDYAALAERAAAIVAGPARNLIETVGAEIADFVMDDERVHAVEVTVHKPHAPIEQQFADVAVVIRRSRRGGRGSVIPAGGV